The genomic region GGCAGGCACCGACCGGATCGCCTCCAGGCAGGTGAACACCGCCTCGCCCGTCGCGGTCGCCTCGGCCAGCACCAGCCCGTCGATGGCGGTGGTCACCGCATCCCGGTCCTTGCCGGGCGGCACCAGCACGTTCGCCGCCTTGGCGAACGAGACGAGGCCCAGGTTGTAGCTCTCCGGCAGCTCACCGACGAACTGCTTGGCCGCCTCCTGCGCGGCCTCCAGCCGGTTCGGCGCCACGTCGTCGGCCTGCATCGACAGCGACACGTCGATGGCGAGCATGACCGTCGCCCGCTCCAGCGGCTCCTTCGTGTCCACCGCCGGACGGGCCAGCGCCGTGGCGAGCACCAGCAGGCAGAGCAGGAACGCGGTCGCCGGCACGTGCCGCCGCCAGCCCAGACCCTTCGGCGCGACGGTCCGCAGCAGGTCCACGTTGGTGAACCGCATCGCGTACGCCCGGCGGTGCAGCTGCCGCCACACGTAGAACGCGGCGAGGGCGAACACCGGCAGCACGGCCAGCAGCCACCACGGTTGCAGAAAACGGATCATCGTGTCGTCCCCCGGGTGCGGGCGTGCCGCTGCGCGGCCACGAAACGCACCATGTCCAGCAGCCAGTCTCGGTCGGTACGCAGACGCAGGTGGGCCGCGCCGGCGCCGCGCAGGGCAGCGGCGATCGCGGCCCGTTGGGCGGCGGCGGCCTCGGCGTAGCGCTGCCGCAGCCGCGGGTCGGCGGTCTGCACCTCGTGCAGCTCACCGCTCTCCGGGTCGACCACCGGCAACACCCCCACGTCGGGCAGTTCCAGCTCGCGCGGGTCGACCACCTCGATCGCCAGCACGTCGTGCCGGACGCGCAGCTTGCGCAGCGGCCGGGCCCACTGCTCGGTCGGTGCCAGGAAGTCGGAGACCACCACTGCCACCCCGCGCCGCCGGGGCGGGCGGTTGAGCATCTCGACAAGCGCCCCCAGGTCGCCCCGGCCGGGCTGGATCGCGGTGCCGGCGACGGCCCGCAGCAGGCCCTGTGCCTCCTTGCGGCCGGAGCGGGCCGGCAGACGGGTGAGCACCCCCGGCCCGACCGGCGGCGGGCCACCCCGCCATCGGCGCGCCGGTGCGGACGCGCCGCCGCCGGTGCCGATCACCGCGCCGATCCGGTTGCCGCCCCGCACGGTCAGGTGGGTGATGGCGGCGGCGGCGGCCACCACCACCTCCCGCTTGAGCCACTGCCCGGTGCCGAAGTCCAGGCTCGCCGAGAGGTCGAGCGCCAGCCACGTCTCCAACTCCCGGTCCGCGACCGTCCGCCGCACGTGCGGGGTCGTGGTCCGCGCGGTCACCGGCCAGTCCATCCGGCGTACGTCGTCGCCGGGGCGGTACTCCCGCGACTCCCCCGCCTCGCTGCCCGGCCCCGGGAGCAGGCCGGCGTAGTCACCCTGGAGCAGACCGTCGAGCTTTCGGGTGACAAGCAACTGGAGTCGGGACAGCACGGCCTCGCTGCGGTCGGGGGCGGGACGAGGGGTGGGTGAGGTCACGGCCGCTGCCCGGGCCAGCCGGCACCCGGCGGCGGGGTGCTCGACGGCGGGGTGGCCTGCTGTCGGGGCGCGACCGCCGGGAGCGGGATGGTCGACATCACCCGGTGCACGATGTGGTCGGCCGGCACGTCGTCGGCGAGCGCGTCGTAGCTGAGCACCAGCCGGTGGCGCAGGATGTCCGGGGCGATGTCCTGCACGTCCTGCGGCAGGGCGTAGTCGCGCCCGCGCAGCAGCGCCAGCGCGCGGGTGGCCCGGACCAGACCGAGCGAGGCACGCGGGCTGGCCCCGTACTGGATCAGTTGGGCGACGTCCGGCATGCCGTGCTCGGCGGGCGCGCGGGTGGCCAGCACCAGGCGCACCGCGTAGTCGACGAGCGCGTTGTGCACGAAGACCTGGTCGGCCTTGCGTTGCAGAGCGATCAGCTCGGGGGTGTCGAAGACCGCCGTCGGCTCCGGGGCGGTCACGCCCATCCGGTAGACGATCTCCCGCTCCTCGGCGTCCGTCGGGTAGCCCACGACGATCTTCATGAGGAACCGGTCCCGCTGCGCCTCCGGCAGCGGGTAGACGCCCTCCTGCTCGATCGGGTTCTGGGTGGCCATCACCAGGAACGGATCGGGCACCCGGTGGCTCTCCCCGCCGATGGACACCTGGCGCTCGCTCATGACCTCCAGCAGTGCCGACTGCACCTTGGCCGGAGCGCGGTTGATCTCGTCGGCGAGCAGGAAGTTGACGAACACCGGGCCCAGCTCGACGTCGAACTTCTCGCTCGACTGCCGGTAGATCCGGGTGCCCATGATGTCGGCCGGCACCAGGTCCGGGGTGAACTGCACCCGGGCGAAGGACCCCCCGACGACCTTGGCGAGGGTCTCCACGGCCAGGGTCTTGGCCACGCCGGGCACGCCTTCGAGCAGGCAGTGGCCGCGGGCGAGCAGCGCGACGAACATCCGCTCGACCATCCGGTCCTGCCCGACGATCACCCGTTTGATCTCGAAGAGCGCCTTCTCCAGCAGGGTGGCGTCCTGCGCGGGTGTGGTCACCGGCGCGGGTTTCTCCGGTGCCACCCCGTTCGGCGTCGGGGCGTCGGGCATGGTCGGCTGGGCCACCGGTCCTCCACAGCGTTTGTCGGTCGTCGCGGCTGGTGCGGTATCAAGACTCGCATGCCTTCCTGAGTGTCGAGGTGGGGAGAAGCCGATTTTCGCCGCGGCATCCAATGTCCGAATCGCGCATCACGGGTGGACAGGAACCCGCCCGCCGTGTGTACGATTCACCCCGTCGCCGGGCGGCTCCCCCCGTGGCCGCCCGGCGCTCAAGCTCTCCGTCCGGCCGCCCTAGACTGGCCCGGATGAGCATCCCCTCCCCTGCCGACGAGCCCCTGGTCTGCTCGGCCCGGGGCTGCCGCGCCCCCGCCGTCTGGGCGCTGGAATGGAACAATCCACGCCTGCACACCGCCGATCGGCGCAAGACCTGGCTGGCCTGCGCCGAGCACCGCGGCAGCCTCGGCGAATTCCTTGAGGTTCGCGGCTTCCTTCGTGCCGTCACTCCGGTGCCCGGATCGCCTACCCTCGACACGTGAGCGAGCGCAGCGAGCGACCGATGAGGCACGGCAGCGTGGCGCTCGGCGCCGCCGACGGGCAGGGCGAGGCGGCGGCACGGATCGTGCGGCGTCGCGGCGTGCGGAACGGCGCCCGCCGGTGAGCGCGGAGGACCGCGTCGACCGCCCGACCTCCCCCGACCCCACCTCCCCCTCCGGGCCATCCACCCCGGCCAGCGCACCTCCCGGCGTCGCGCCGCCGCCCGGCGCGTTCCCGGCACCCGGCACACTCGGCCCGGACCCGTCCCCACCGGACGTGTCCTGGCCGGCCCCACTGCCGCCGAGCGCCCTGCCCCCGCCCGGCGGGCACCACGCCGGCTCTCCCCCGCCCGGCGGGCACCACGCCGGCTCTCCCCCGCCCGACCTGCCGTTCCCTGGTCTCCTGCCGCCGGGCCCTGGACCGTTGGCCGACTCCGGCCCGCGGTCGTCGGGGCGCGGTCCGCTGGAGCCCTGGCCGGACAGCGTCAGGTGGCAGCCGATCTCCACCGACCTGATCTGGGTGGAGCTGATCCGGCTCGCGGTAGTGGTGGCCATCGGCCTGGCGGTGACCGCGATCGGCTGGGCGCTGAGCGGCCACTGGCTGCTCGGGCTCGCGCTCGCCCTCGTGGTGGTGCTCGGCGCGTGGCGGGCCACGGCCGTCGTCCGCGCGGTACGCGCCTGGGGTTACGCCGAGCGCGACGACGACCTGCTGGTGCGGCACGGGCTGCTGGTCCGGCGGTTGTCAATCGTCCCGTACTCCCGCATGCAGTTCGTCGACGTGAGCGCCGGCCCGCTGGAGCGTGCCTTCGACCTGGCCACCGTGCAGTTGCACACGGCCGCGGCCGCCAGCGACGCGCGGGTGCCGGGCCTGCGTCCGGCGGAGGCGTCCCGGCTGCGCGACAGGCTCACCGCGCTCGGCGAGGACCGGGCGGAGGGCCTGTGACCGCCCGCGCTGGCGACCGTCGGCGCCGCCGAGAGCCGGCCCGATGAGCGACGGCCCCGCCGAGCCGGGCACCCGGCCGCCGCTACCGGCCGGCAGCGCGCCTCCCACCGGCACACCACACCCTGCCGGCCCGCCCGGTCCGCCGCCCGCCGGCCCGCCGGTGCCGCCGCCGCCCGCCGGCCCTCCCGGTCCGCCGCCCGACGGCCCTCCCGGCCCGCCCGACGGCCCTCCCGGCCCGGCGCACGCAGCCGGCCCAACTGGTCCGTCATACCCCGTGGGTCCGCCCGGCGGGCCATACCCCGCCGGCCCGTCCGGGGCGGTGCACCCCTGGCCGACGGCGCCGGACGGCGTTGACGGTGAGCCCCGGCGGCGGCTGCACCCGCTCAGCCCGCTGCTGCACGGCGTCAAGTCGCTGGTCGTGGTGATCGCGGGCCTGTCCTGGTCGACGCTGTCGCGGGTCGGCTTCGGCTGGTTCGCCGCGATGGTGGCGGTGCTGGCGCTCGGCGCGACAGTGCTGTCGGTGATCAGCTGGTACAACACCGGCTACCACGTGGTGGGCCGCGAACTGCGGGTGCACGAGGGGCTGCTCTGGAGGCGTACCCGGGCCATCCCGCTGGAGCGGTTGCAGGCCGTGGAGGTGGTCCGGCCCCTGCTCGCCCAGCTCACCGGCCTGGCCGAGCTGCGCCTGGAGGTGGTCGGCGGAGGCAAGACCGAGGCGCCGCTGGCGTACCTTCCAGTGGCCGACGCCGCCCGCCTGCGCGAGCGGCTGCTGGCGATCGCCGGACGGACGACGCCGCCACCCCCGCCCGGCGTCACCGCGCCCCCGACGGAACCCGGGACTCCGGCGGCCACGCCGGGCCGGCCGCTACACGCGGTACGCAACAAGGACCTGCTGGTCAGTCAGTTGCTCACCCCGCAGGCGTTCCTGCTCCCGTTCGGTCTGGCCTTCGTCGTGGTGCAGTTCGTCACCGCCGGGTCGTGGTCGTTCGTCGCGGTGGCGAGCACGCTGACCGCGATGGCCGGTGTGCTGCTGCAACCGATCCGCCGCGTCCTCGACGACTGGAACTTCCGGCTGGCCCGCGACGGCGGCATCCTGCGGGTACACAACGGCCTGCTGGAGACGCGTGCGCAGACCGTGCCGCTGGACCGGGTCCAGACCCTGCGGGCCACCTGGCCGCTGCTGTGGCGGGTGAACGACTGGCTGCGACTGCGGTTGGAGGTGGCCGGCTACTCCGTGGCGGAGGCCGACGACCGCAACCGGCCGGACCGGTTGCTGCCGGTCGGCGACCTGCCGACCGCCACGATGATCGTCGCCGAGGTGCTGCCCGGCGTACGCCTGGACGCGCTGGCACTGAGCCCACCACCGCCCCGGACGCGCTGGCTGCACCCGCTCGGGCGCGGCGCGCTCGGGGCGGGTCTGTTCGAGCGGGTGTTCGCCACCCGGTCCGGTCTGCTCACCCGGCAGGTGGCGATCGTGCCGTACGGGCGGATCCAGAGCGTGCGGGTGGTGCAGGGGCCGGTGCAGCGCCGGCTGGGCCTGGCGACCGTACACGCGGACACGGCGGGAGGTTCAGGCGCGACCGCCCAGGACCGCGACGTAGCCGAGGCATGGACCCTGGCAGCCGAGCTGACAACCCGAGCGCAAGCGGCCCGCGCCACCCCCTAGACCGCGTCGATCATGAAGTTATTGCCTCGACACGCCGGTCGGGACGGCAACAACCTCATGATCGACGGAGTCTTGGGTGGGGGGCCGGGGGTGGCGGGGGTGGCGGGTGCGCCAGGCTCGCTCGGCGAGGCCGACGACCAGGTAGGTGAGCCCGACGTACGTCCAGCCCACCAGCACGTCGATCACGTAGTGCTCACCGGAGTAGACCAGGGTGAACGTCATCGCCAGCGGGTACGCGAGCAGAAGCGGCCACCAGCGGCGGCGGGTGGTGCGCAGGAAGAACAGCACCACGAACAGCGCCCACGCGGTGTGCAGCGACGGCATCGCGGCGACCGGGTTCGAGGCGATCTGGCCGGCGTTGAGCACGTTGCCGGCGCCGTGCATGCCGAACGCCTTCCAGCCCCGGGTGGAGATCCGGGCGACTTCGGTGAGCAGGCCGTTCTGCGCGGCCCACCAGGGCGGGGCAGCCGGGTAGATGAAGTACGTGGCCAGGCCGGCGGCGCAGAGGAAACCCCAGCGCCGCATGTACGAGGCCCAGCGGTGCCGGTCCCGCAGCCAGAGCACCGCGGCGGCGGCCAGCGTCACCACGAAGTGCGAGAAGTACACCCAGCTCGCCGCGATGTCCCACCACTGCACCTCCGGGCGGTAGAGGTGCTGCTGCAACCAGACGGTGGGCACCTCCCCGCCGGTGGCCCAGCCGAACATGAACCGGTCGGCGACGATCAGCTCCATGGCGTGCGGGGTGGCGCCGTTGTCGGCGAACCCGCGCGACAGGTTGTACGCGGCCAGCAGCAGCACCACAGGCACCCAGTCCCGGGCGAAGCGCAGGTGGCTGCGCCACGGGCGGTCGCTGTTCCAGGCGATGGTCCCGAGCCAGATCCACACGAAGGCGTACGCGGGGTCGGTGGGCAGCCCGATCGCGAGCCAGGCGGCGACGAAGGCGACCGCCCAGACCGTCATGGCGACGATGCGCCGACGGCCCCCGTCCGGGGACGCGGGCGGGTCGGTCCGGGCGGGGGGCTGGGGGTCAGTCACGACGGCCATCGCGGTCAAGGTTAACGACGGGTACGGCATCGACCGACGGGGACCCAACTGGGCCGCTGCGGACGGGTGCGCCCGGATCGCCGGGCGCGTGCCCGACGCATCCGGCGAGCACCTAGGCTGACGACCATGCAGGAGCAGCCCGAGCCGGCCCTCGCGCCGGGTCTGACCGCCCAGGTCGAACTGACCGTCACCGACACGGACACCGCCCAGGCGGTCGGTTCGGGGGACGTACCGGTGCTGGGCACACCCCGGGTGCTCGCGCTGGCCGAGGCGGCCACCGTCGCGGCCACGGCGGCCACGCTGCCTCCCGGGTCGACAACTGTCGGCACCCGGGTCGAGTTGGAGCACCTGGCGCCGACTGTGGTCGGGCGCACGGTGCGGGCGCAGGCCCTGCTGGCGACTGTCGACGGTCGCCGGTTGTCGTTCGAGGTCACCGTCGCCGACGGCGACCAGACGGTGGCCCGGGGCCGGGTCGACCGGATCGTGGTGGATCGGCAACGCTTCGTCGACCGGGCCGGGCGGCAGTCGTGAGCGCCGGGTTCGCCGAGGTCGCCGACCGGGTGTACGTGCTGCGCGAGCCTCTGCTGCGTGTCAACGTCACACTTGTCGTCGGCGACGACGAGGCGCTGCTGGTGGACACGCTCTCCTCGGCCCGGCAGGCCACGGAGCTGGCCGCCGCCGTCGGGCGGGTCACCGACCGTCAGTTGACGCTCGTCAACACCCACCACCACTACGACCACTGCTTCGGCAACGCCGTCCTGGCCGGCGACCCACCCCGCCCGGTGTACGCGCACGAGCGGGCCGCCGCGGCCCTGCGCGAGGAGCCGGAGCGGCTGCGCCGGGAGGCGTACGAGGAGGTGCGTACCGAGCACCCGGAGCTGGCGGCCGAGCTGGTCGACACCCCGCTGCTCGCTCCGACGCACCCGGTGCACACCGAGACGGCGCTCGACCTGGGCGGCCGGCGGGTCGTGCTGCGGCACCCGGGGCGCGGGCACACCGACGCCGACCTGGTGGTGCACGTGCCCGACGCGGACGTGCTCGTCGCCGGTGATCTGGTGGAGCAGAGCGGCCCGCCCGCCTTCGAGGACTCGTACCCCCTGCAGTGGCCGGACGCGGTCGCGGACCTGCTGCGGCTGACGTCCGCGCGCACTGTGGTCGTGCCGGGCCACGGCGACCCGGTGGACGTCGGGTTCGTCCGCGCCCAGCACGCCGAGCTGGTGCGACTGGCCTGGCTGATCCGGGCCGCGCACACAGGCGACGCGCCGCCGGAGCGGGTGGCCGCCGAGGCGCCCTTCGGCGCCCGCGCCGCCCTGATCGCCGCCCGCCGCGGCTACACCGAACTCAACGGCTCGCCCTAACGTCCGAAGCGGCGGGTGACGTCGGTGCGGGTGGGCATGGCGGTGGCGCCACCCGGGGATTCGCAGACGAGACCCGCCACCCGCAGCGCGAAGGCCACCCGCTCGACCCAGCCCGCCGGGTCGTCCGGCTCGCCGTCGAGGAGCAGGTCGGCGATCAGCGCGGCCATGACCGAGTCGCCGGCGCCTGTGGCGTCGATGGCGTCGACCTTGGGAGCGGGCACCCGCACCGGATCGGCGCCGGCGGCGGCCAGCACCGCGCCGGCCGCGCCGAGCGTCACCACCACCGTGGCCGCGCCCAGCTCACGCAGGTACGCGGCCACCCCCTCGACCGGCTCGCCCGGGTAGAGCAGCTCGGCGTCGGCGGTGCTCAGCTTGACCAGGTGCGCGCCCGCGGCCAACTCGGCCACCACCTCGCGCAGCCCGTCCAGCGCGGCCGGCCCGTCGAGCAGGCGGGGGCGTACGTTCGGGTCGAGGACGCGCACCCCGGCGGCGAGCGACCAGGCCCGACGCGCGGCGGCAAGGGTGCGCGGCTGCAGCAGCACGACCGAGCCGCAGTAGAGCACGTCCGCGCCCTCCAGCAGCGCCAGGTCCAGATCGTCCGGGCCGAGCAGACCGTAGGAGGGCGGCTCTCCGTAGAAGCGGAAGTCGGGTTCCGGCCCGGAGTACGTGACCACCGCGAGCGTGGTCGACACCGGCGCCGTGACCGCACCGGCGAGACCGACGCCGACGTCGGTCAGAAAGCCGCGGATCCGCCCGCCCAGCACGTCGTCACCGAGCGAGCCGACGAACTGTGCCGCGCCGCCGAGCCGGGTCACCCCGACGGCGACGTTGAGCGGCCCACCGCCGATCGCCTGCAGGTAGACCCGTTCCCCGTCGCGCTCGGTGTCGAGCAGGTCGACGAGCGCCTCGCCGAACACCACCGCGTACCCCATCGAAGTCCCTTCGTCGTCGTCGGCCGGCAGCGCCCCGGCCCGCCGGGGACGGTCGGGCCGGACATGGTCGGCTGGCACCAGGCTGGCACAACGGACGCCCTGCTGGGCGGCGAAGACGCGGTACCGGTGCGGCGTCAGCCCGGGTGGTGGATCGGTCCGTCGAGCGCGGACAGGGGCCGGCCGCTGCCGCCCCAGCGGGCGGCGACGATCTGCGCGGCGACGCTGACCGCGGTCTCCTCGGGTGTACGCCCGCCGAGGTCCAGCCCGATCGGTGAGGCGAGGCGGCCGAGCTGCTCCGGGCTGAGCCCGGCCTCGCGCAGCAGCTTGTGCCGCTCGTCGTGGGTGCGCCGCGACCCCATCGCGCCGACGTACGCCACCTGTTGGCGCAGGGCCAGCGCCAGCAGCGGCACGTCGAACTTCGGGTCGTGGGTGAGCACGCAGACGACTGTGCGCGCGTCGACCCGGCCGGCGTCGATCTCGGCCCGCAGGTAGCGGTGCGGCCACTGCACCACCACCTCGTGCGCGTCCGGGAAGCGCCGACCGGTGGCGAAGACGGCCCGGGCGTCGCAGACGGTCACCCGGTAGCCGAGGAACGCGCCGATCCGGGCCACCGCGGCCGCGAAGTCGATCGCCCCGAAGACGATCATCCGGGGGGCGCTGGCGTACGCGGCCACGAAGAGGCTGAGGCCGGTGCCGCGGCGCTGCCCGTGGTAGCCGTACCGGAGCACGCCGCTGTGTCCGGCGGCGAGCAGCCCGAGCGCGTCGTCGGCCGCGGCGTCGTCGAGCCGGTCGTCGCCGAGCGAGCCGGTCACCTGCCCCCCGGCCAGCGCCAGCCGTCGACCCAGTCGCCCCGCCGGGTCGGTAGGCGTCGCGCCCGGGGGGTCGCCGGCGTCGGCCGCCACGCAGGTGACGACAGCTGCCGGTTCGCCGGCCCGCCGCGCGGCGGCGACCGCGTCCAGGTGCGCGAGGGCGCCGTCGTCGATCCGCTCCACGAACACGTCGAGCATCCCGCCGCAGGTCAGGCCCACGGCGTACGCCTCGTCGTCGCTGACGCCGTAGTGGACCAGCTCCGGTACGCAGGTGTCGAGCACGTGGCGGGCGCGCTCGTAGAGGTCGGCCTCGACGCAGCCACCGGAGACGCTGCCGGTGACCGTGCCGTCGGCGGTCACGAGCATCGCGGCGCCGGGCGGCTGCGGCGCGGACCGCCAGGTGGCGACGACTGTGGCCAGGGCCACCGCCTCGCCGGCGCGGCAGCGGCGGTGCAGGTCGTCGAACACGTCGGGCACGCGCTGCCGCCTCCTTCGTCTCGTCGCCGTCCGGTCCCGTCGTCCGACCGACCGGGCGACGTGCGCCGCGCGCCGAAGCGGGTGATGCCCGGACGGCTGTCGTCGCCGTGGGGATGCAGACCATCACTATAGGAGAGAACCCGTCGATCCGATCGGGAGACGAGCGAGCCGGCGGCCACGCCAGCCGTGTTTGGCACATCGAGGTTCGACTATTGCGCTGACGGCGGACGGCGTGATGGGATGACGCATACCGGGCGGTGCGAGGGCTGCCGCGCCGCCGGTTGCCGGGTTGGTTCAACGCGAGGGCACCGGTCCAGGACAGGACCGTTGATGGCGTGTGTCCGCTGGCTGATCTTCTGCCGGGGCACGTCACAGTGATCGCCGCATCCGCCCCCACGGCGCTGTGCCGACACCACACCCCACCCGATTGCGGCGGGGCGGCTCGGGCGGCACGCCTCGCGAGTCAGGAGAACCCGTGAACCGTTCCCGTACGGCCGCAGTGCTCACCGCGGCCCTAACCTTCGCTCTGGGCGCCGTCGCCCTGGCGTCCAGTCCGCAACCGGCGGCCGCGCACGGCGCGGCGATGACGCCGGGCAGCCGTACCTACCTCTGCTGGCAGGACGGCCTCAGCCAGACCGGCGAGATCAGGCCGAACAACCCGGCGTGTTCCGCCGCCGTGGCGCAGAGCGGGTCGAACTCGCTCTACAACTGGT from Micromonospora lupini harbors:
- a CDS encoding thioesterase family protein, producing MQEQPEPALAPGLTAQVELTVTDTDTAQAVGSGDVPVLGTPRVLALAEAATVAATAATLPPGSTTVGTRVELEHLAPTVVGRTVRAQALLATVDGRRLSFEVTVADGDQTVARGRVDRIVVDRQRFVDRAGRQS
- a CDS encoding phosphatase PAP2 family protein, with translation MAVVTDPQPPARTDPPASPDGGRRRIVAMTVWAVAFVAAWLAIGLPTDPAYAFVWIWLGTIAWNSDRPWRSHLRFARDWVPVVLLLAAYNLSRGFADNGATPHAMELIVADRFMFGWATGGEVPTVWLQQHLYRPEVQWWDIAASWVYFSHFVVTLAAAAVLWLRDRHRWASYMRRWGFLCAAGLATYFIYPAAPPWWAAQNGLLTEVARISTRGWKAFGMHGAGNVLNAGQIASNPVAAMPSLHTAWALFVVLFFLRTTRRRWWPLLLAYPLAMTFTLVYSGEHYVIDVLVGWTYVGLTYLVVGLAERAWRTRHPRHPRPPTQDSVDHEVVAVPTGVSRQ
- a CDS encoding PH domain-containing protein, which gives rise to MSDGPAEPGTRPPLPAGSAPPTGTPHPAGPPGPPPAGPPVPPPPAGPPGPPPDGPPGPPDGPPGPAHAAGPTGPSYPVGPPGGPYPAGPSGAVHPWPTAPDGVDGEPRRRLHPLSPLLHGVKSLVVVIAGLSWSTLSRVGFGWFAAMVAVLALGATVLSVISWYNTGYHVVGRELRVHEGLLWRRTRAIPLERLQAVEVVRPLLAQLTGLAELRLEVVGGGKTEAPLAYLPVADAARLRERLLAIAGRTTPPPPPGVTAPPTEPGTPAATPGRPLHAVRNKDLLVSQLLTPQAFLLPFGLAFVVVQFVTAGSWSFVAVASTLTAMAGVLLQPIRRVLDDWNFRLARDGGILRVHNGLLETRAQTVPLDRVQTLRATWPLLWRVNDWLRLRLEVAGYSVAEADDRNRPDRLLPVGDLPTATMIVAEVLPGVRLDALALSPPPPRTRWLHPLGRGALGAGLFERVFATRSGLLTRQVAIVPYGRIQSVRVVQGPVQRRLGLATVHADTAGGSGATAQDRDVAEAWTLAAELTTRAQAARATP
- a CDS encoding AAA family ATPase; protein product: MAQPTMPDAPTPNGVAPEKPAPVTTPAQDATLLEKALFEIKRVIVGQDRMVERMFVALLARGHCLLEGVPGVAKTLAVETLAKVVGGSFARVQFTPDLVPADIMGTRIYRQSSEKFDVELGPVFVNFLLADEINRAPAKVQSALLEVMSERQVSIGGESHRVPDPFLVMATQNPIEQEGVYPLPEAQRDRFLMKIVVGYPTDAEEREIVYRMGVTAPEPTAVFDTPELIALQRKADQVFVHNALVDYAVRLVLATRAPAEHGMPDVAQLIQYGASPRASLGLVRATRALALLRGRDYALPQDVQDIAPDILRHRLVLSYDALADDVPADHIVHRVMSTIPLPAVAPRQQATPPSSTPPPGAGWPGQRP
- a CDS encoding PH domain-containing protein, producing the protein MPPGPGPLADSGPRSSGRGPLEPWPDSVRWQPISTDLIWVELIRLAVVVAIGLAVTAIGWALSGHWLLGLALALVVVLGAWRATAVVRAVRAWGYAERDDDLLVRHGLLVRRLSIVPYSRMQFVDVSAGPLERAFDLATVQLHTAAAASDARVPGLRPAEASRLRDRLTALGEDRAEGL
- a CDS encoding carbohydrate kinase family protein, translating into MGYAVVFGEALVDLLDTERDGERVYLQAIGGGPLNVAVGVTRLGGAAQFVGSLGDDVLGGRIRGFLTDVGVGLAGAVTAPVSTTLAVVTYSGPEPDFRFYGEPPSYGLLGPDDLDLALLEGADVLYCGSVVLLQPRTLAAARRAWSLAAGVRVLDPNVRPRLLDGPAALDGLREVVAELAAGAHLVKLSTADAELLYPGEPVEGVAAYLRELGAATVVVTLGAAGAVLAAAGADPVRVPAPKVDAIDATGAGDSVMAALIADLLLDGEPDDPAGWVERVAFALRVAGLVCESPGGATAMPTRTDVTRRFGR
- a CDS encoding VWA domain-containing protein encodes the protein MIRFLQPWWLLAVLPVFALAAFYVWRQLHRRAYAMRFTNVDLLRTVAPKGLGWRRHVPATAFLLCLLVLATALARPAVDTKEPLERATVMLAIDVSLSMQADDVAPNRLEAAQEAAKQFVGELPESYNLGLVSFAKAANVLVPPGKDRDAVTTAIDGLVLAEATATGEAVFTCLEAIRSVPADGAAGVPPARIVLLSDGFRTSGRSVEEAAAAAQAANVPVSTIAFGTDTGQVDIGGQLQRVPVDRLALAELAETTEGYFYEAASVSELKQVYQDMGSSIGFRTEPREVTQWYAGLALLLALCAGALSLLWSSRIV
- a CDS encoding XdhC family protein, yielding MPDVFDDLHRRCRAGEAVALATVVATWRSAPQPPGAAMLVTADGTVTGSVSGGCVEADLYERARHVLDTCVPELVHYGVSDDEAYAVGLTCGGMLDVFVERIDDGALAHLDAVAAARRAGEPAAVVTCVAADAGDPPGATPTDPAGRLGRRLALAGGQVTGSLGDDRLDDAAADDALGLLAAGHSGVLRYGYHGQRRGTGLSLFVAAYASAPRMIVFGAIDFAAAVARIGAFLGYRVTVCDARAVFATGRRFPDAHEVVVQWPHRYLRAEIDAGRVDARTVVCVLTHDPKFDVPLLALALRQQVAYVGAMGSRRTHDERHKLLREAGLSPEQLGRLASPIGLDLGGRTPEETAVSVAAQIVAARWGGSGRPLSALDGPIHHPG
- a CDS encoding MBL fold metallo-hydrolase → MSAGFAEVADRVYVLREPLLRVNVTLVVGDDEALLVDTLSSARQATELAAAVGRVTDRQLTLVNTHHHYDHCFGNAVLAGDPPRPVYAHERAAAALREEPERLRREAYEEVRTEHPELAAELVDTPLLAPTHPVHTETALDLGGRRVVLRHPGRGHTDADLVVHVPDADVLVAGDLVEQSGPPAFEDSYPLQWPDAVADLLRLTSARTVVVPGHGDPVDVGFVRAQHAELVRLAWLIRAAHTGDAPPERVAAEAPFGARAALIAARRGYTELNGSP
- a CDS encoding DUF58 domain-containing protein, which gives rise to MARAAAVTSPTPRPAPDRSEAVLSRLQLLVTRKLDGLLQGDYAGLLPGPGSEAGESREYRPGDDVRRMDWPVTARTTTPHVRRTVADRELETWLALDLSASLDFGTGQWLKREVVVAAAAAITHLTVRGGNRIGAVIGTGGGASAPARRWRGGPPPVGPGVLTRLPARSGRKEAQGLLRAVAGTAIQPGRGDLGALVEMLNRPPRRRGVAVVVSDFLAPTEQWARPLRKLRVRHDVLAIEVVDPRELELPDVGVLPVVDPESGELHEVQTADPRLRQRYAEAAAAQRAAIAAALRGAGAAHLRLRTDRDWLLDMVRFVAAQRHARTRGTTR